A window of Komagataeibacter medellinensis NBRC 3288 contains these coding sequences:
- the coaA gene encoding type I pantothenate kinase, with the protein MENCVLDAARPVLSTHPSPGMVQPYMIFPRPEWAALRANVPQSLGEADIASLRGRNEPVSLEDISEIYLPLSRLLNLHVMASRGLNNMVKSAFMGAPAVTTPFVIGIAGSVGVGKSTFARLLQAVLARWPDHPNVALVTTDGFLHSTRELEARNLMHRKGFPESYDLRQMIAFLGALKAGEHNLRVPVYSHEAYDIVPGRYQIIDQPDILIFEGLNVLQTVSEQPFMASDFFDFSIYLDADTQVIEDWYVKRFMLLQQTAFHKPNSYFQHYADLSPQEAERKARDIWRRINLPNLRQNILPTRERARVIMHKSPSHAIDTVWMRQI; encoded by the coding sequence ATGGAGAACTGTGTGCTGGACGCGGCGCGTCCTGTCCTCTCCACGCATCCTTCCCCCGGCATGGTGCAGCCTTACATGATCTTTCCCCGCCCCGAATGGGCGGCGTTGCGTGCCAATGTGCCGCAATCGCTGGGGGAGGCGGATATCGCATCGCTGCGCGGACGGAACGAGCCGGTCTCGCTGGAGGATATAAGCGAGATTTATCTGCCGCTGTCGCGCCTGCTCAACTTGCATGTCATGGCAAGCCGTGGGCTGAACAACATGGTCAAGAGCGCCTTCATGGGCGCGCCCGCCGTGACCACGCCGTTCGTGATCGGTATTGCAGGCAGCGTGGGGGTGGGCAAGAGCACGTTCGCCCGCCTGCTGCAGGCCGTGCTGGCGCGCTGGCCGGACCATCCCAATGTGGCGCTGGTCACCACGGATGGCTTCCTGCATTCCACGCGGGAGCTGGAGGCGCGCAATCTCATGCACCGCAAGGGCTTTCCCGAAAGTTATGACCTGCGGCAGATGATCGCCTTCCTTGGCGCGCTCAAGGCGGGGGAGCACAACCTGCGCGTGCCCGTTTATTCGCATGAAGCGTATGATATCGTGCCCGGTCGTTATCAGATAATCGACCAACCCGATATCCTGATCTTCGAGGGGCTGAACGTCCTGCAGACCGTGTCTGAACAGCCGTTCATGGCCTCTGACTTCTTTGACTTCTCGATCTATCTCGATGCCGATACCCAGGTGATCGAGGACTGGTATGTCAAACGCTTCATGCTTTTGCAGCAGACAGCCTTCCACAAGCCCAACTCCTATTTCCAGCACTATGCCGACCTCTCGCCACAGGAGGCCGAGCGCAAGGCGCGGGATATCTGGCGGCGGATCAACCTGCCCAACCTACGGCAGAATATCCTGCCCACGCGCGAACGCGCGCGTGTAATCATGCATAAAAGCCCGAGCCATGCGATTGATACCGTGTGGATGCGCCAGATCTGA